One Succinispira mobilis DSM 6222 genomic window carries:
- a CDS encoding FAD-dependent oxidoreductase: MNKHKVQAIVIGGGAAGLSAAVTLAEAKISVCVLEKMNKLGGCTNLAVGLLGVETDLQKKHLIDLTRERAFQKFMDYTHWRANALLVRKYLYKSAQTISWLGKMGVEFALPSKYFPGSEATWHLIKPKNGQVGALGAASTMIRTLHSRLKDLGGQISLNTTVKSLKIESGKIIGVVAEKEDKGLLELEAECVIVCTGGFGDSPEFIKEYTEYEYDKDLFSYRVPGLKGEGIKMAWAVGAAKSKMDMELVFFAPHTGGYAPVELPFRQPNLLVNLAGERFMNESIIENPVFSVNAIARQKNRMAFSIIDDSILEGYEKNGLDLVNVVTANMSMENFKEAMQIELLKNRGVLYQADNIAELADKLNINANKLQKTISEYNSACYSKDELFDKNSKYLKPLLGPKFYALKFAPSAYGSLGGIKTNHNMEVLDNSENVIPGLYAAGTDANSICDPDYVFILPGNSLGFAVNSGIIAAETAIENIRSEK, translated from the coding sequence ATGAATAAACACAAAGTGCAAGCAATAGTTATAGGTGGAGGTGCAGCGGGATTAAGCGCGGCTGTTACTTTGGCTGAAGCTAAGATAAGTGTATGTGTACTTGAAAAAATGAATAAGTTAGGTGGCTGTACAAATTTAGCTGTCGGTTTATTAGGGGTGGAAACGGATTTACAAAAAAAACATCTTATAGATCTAACAAGAGAACGAGCATTTCAAAAATTTATGGATTACACTCATTGGCGAGCTAATGCTTTGTTGGTGCGTAAATATCTATATAAATCGGCACAAACTATTAGTTGGCTGGGAAAAATGGGAGTAGAATTTGCTTTACCATCAAAATATTTTCCAGGCTCTGAGGCCACATGGCACTTGATAAAACCTAAGAATGGACAGGTAGGAGCATTGGGCGCTGCTAGTACTATGATTAGAACATTACACAGTAGATTAAAAGATTTAGGTGGACAGATATCTTTAAATACAACTGTTAAGTCCTTGAAAATAGAATCGGGTAAAATAATTGGCGTAGTCGCTGAAAAAGAAGATAAAGGATTGTTAGAATTAGAAGCGGAATGTGTTATTGTTTGCACTGGTGGTTTTGGCGATTCGCCAGAATTTATTAAAGAGTATACGGAGTATGAATATGATAAAGATTTATTTTCTTACCGTGTTCCAGGTTTAAAGGGAGAAGGAATAAAAATGGCTTGGGCAGTAGGAGCTGCTAAAAGTAAGATGGATATGGAACTTGTCTTTTTTGCACCGCACACTGGGGGTTATGCTCCTGTAGAACTACCATTTAGACAGCCGAATTTGTTGGTTAATTTAGCCGGAGAACGATTTATGAATGAGAGTATCATCGAAAATCCAGTTTTTTCGGTAAATGCGATTGCGAGACAAAAAAATAGAATGGCTTTTTCCATAATAGATGATAGTATCTTGGAAGGTTATGAAAAAAATGGGTTGGATTTGGTTAATGTTGTTACAGCTAATATGAGTATGGAAAATTTTAAAGAGGCGATGCAGATAGAGTTGCTAAAAAATCGCGGTGTTTTATATCAAGCTGATAATATCGCAGAACTTGCAGATAAATTGAATATTAATGCAAATAAGCTACAAAAAACTATTAGTGAATATAATAGTGCTTGTTATAGTAAAGATGAGTTGTTTGATAAAAATTCAAAATATCTTAAACCATTGCTTGGACCTAAATTTTATGCTTTGAAGTTTGCCCCTAGTGCCTATGGAAGTTTAGGTGGTATTAAAACTAACCATAATATGGAAGTTTTAGACAACTCAGAAAATGTAATACCTGGATTATATGCAGCAGGAACAGATGCTAACTCCATATGTGATCCAGACTACGTATTTATATTACCAGGGAATAGTCTAGGTTTTGCTGTTAATTCAGGGATAATAGCTGCCGAAACCGCTATTGAAAATATAAGATCGGAAAAATAG
- a CDS encoding sensor domain-containing protein, with the protein MNKINLNIKTLGPISIFGSIIGVYIWGNEYLLSKIQKIVLVNHELISNNELLSLLVPLSLFIFFLVGLVIILRSLVKSRTKQLQAKVQEVKEVYNKYLDIIEEADNALFEWVPSENKLQITTSFLETYICTTGKLKSNNWKLILARVHIEDYKKVENVLEELQNKNDDGKIKLEFRILALDNEHHYLRMVARTVTTEKNIKQIRGSFTDITSEKMIQERAEKLAYTNQLTGLPNRVKLLESFVETTNGAEGALFYIDIDNLNVVNNAFGISYGDAVIKNVAEDLKELTRGNGSVWHVNGDEFIVFVENCNEECVKEYAQQFFNKIKNEYTFADVTLNVTASIGVSFYPQHGTKIASLIKCADVALTSIKKQGRTGFKIFSEELLEDVQERLLILSHLRKAILRNELHMYYQPQTNSYGKIVAFEGLMRWKNPVLGNISPLVFIPIAEENNLIYELGNYALQEACDFWKYLNSSGYGSIRIAVNISAKQLLDENFVAMVKSALQKKHVPARAIEIEITESVFLENKINAVKKLSELREMGMLVSLDDFGTGYSSLTYLKQLPVDTIKIDKSFIDDITKDNTQSNLVNAIIEMAHILGLNVVAEGIEEIEQQDRLLESSCDLLQGYYISKPLPTEQAVNFLKCVQAV; encoded by the coding sequence TTGAATAAAATTAATTTAAACATAAAGACATTGGGCCCAATTAGTATATTTGGTTCTATCATCGGTGTCTATATTTGGGGAAATGAATATTTGCTTTCGAAGATTCAAAAAATTGTTTTAGTTAATCATGAATTAATAAGTAACAATGAGTTGTTGTCTTTGTTGGTGCCGTTGAGTCTATTTATTTTTTTCTTGGTTGGGTTAGTGATAATTTTAAGATCATTAGTTAAGAGTCGTACAAAACAATTGCAAGCAAAAGTACAAGAAGTTAAAGAAGTGTATAATAAATATCTTGATATTATTGAAGAAGCAGATAATGCTTTATTTGAATGGGTACCTAGCGAAAATAAATTGCAAATAACTACTTCTTTTTTAGAAACATATATTTGCACAACTGGTAAGCTTAAGTCAAATAATTGGAAGTTGATTTTGGCGCGAGTTCATATTGAAGATTATAAAAAAGTTGAAAATGTACTAGAAGAATTACAAAATAAAAATGATGACGGGAAAATAAAACTAGAATTTAGAATTTTGGCTTTAGATAATGAGCATCATTATTTAAGAATGGTAGCTAGAACTGTAACAACTGAAAAAAACATAAAGCAGATTAGGGGATCGTTTACAGATATTACTAGTGAAAAAATGATTCAAGAGCGAGCAGAAAAACTGGCCTATACTAACCAGTTGACAGGACTACCTAATAGGGTTAAATTGCTAGAAAGTTTCGTGGAGACAACTAATGGTGCCGAAGGAGCTCTTTTTTATATTGATATTGACAACTTGAATGTAGTTAATAATGCCTTTGGAATTAGTTATGGAGATGCCGTAATTAAAAATGTTGCAGAAGATTTAAAAGAATTAACTCGTGGTAACGGTAGTGTTTGGCATGTTAACGGTGATGAGTTTATTGTATTTGTAGAAAATTGCAATGAAGAATGTGTTAAAGAATATGCGCAACAATTTTTTAATAAAATTAAAAACGAATACACTTTTGCAGATGTTACACTAAATGTAACGGCCAGTATTGGTGTTAGTTTTTATCCTCAGCATGGGACAAAGATAGCATCTTTAATAAAATGTGCCGATGTTGCTTTGACAAGTATTAAAAAACAAGGTCGAACAGGTTTTAAAATCTTTTCGGAGGAACTATTAGAAGATGTACAAGAAAGATTGCTGATTTTATCACATTTGCGGAAAGCAATATTACGTAATGAACTACATATGTATTATCAGCCGCAGACCAATTCATATGGTAAAATAGTTGCGTTTGAAGGCTTGATGCGTTGGAAAAATCCAGTTTTAGGGAATATATCTCCTTTGGTATTTATTCCAATCGCAGAAGAAAACAATTTGATTTATGAACTAGGTAATTATGCTCTACAAGAAGCATGTGATTTTTGGAAATACTTGAACTCTAGTGGCTATGGCAGTATTAGAATTGCTGTAAATATTTCAGCAAAACAACTGTTAGACGAAAATTTTGTGGCTATGGTGAAAAGCGCGTTACAGAAAAAGCATGTTCCTGCGCGGGCGATAGAGATTGAAATTACAGAAAGTGTATTCCTAGAAAATAAAATTAATGCTGTGAAGAAATTGAGTGAACTTAGAGAAATGGGAATGTTAGTTTCTTTGGATGATTTTGGAACGGGCTACTCTTCGTTAACGTATTTAAAACAATTACCAGTTGATACAATTAAAATAGATAAAAGCTTTATTGATGATATTACTAAAGATAATACGCAATCTAATTTAGTTAATGCGATTATCGAGATGGCTCATATTTTAGGATTGAATGTTGTAGCTGAAGGGATTGAGGAAATTGAACAACAAGATAGGTTGTTAGAATCGAGTTGCGATTTATTGCAAGGCTACTATATTAGTAAACCACTGCCTACAGAACAGGCTGTAAATTTTTTGAAGTGTGTTCAAGCTGTTTAA
- a CDS encoding acetate uptake transporter: MATENRNVQIVVADPTPLGLLGLSIVTLVAASQKLGITSGVSFVIPWAIFLGAIAQLFACVYDFKHNNIFGATVFGAFGLFWLGVAASWMIKAGVLGEVLAKSVDPKQLGFAFLGFFIFSVIGTIAAAEANFVLFLDMVFIDLLLLGLALDTLGIGGHWAHGMAAYAELIVSMISFYLCGATFLNKFFGRVFWPVGKPLGIWKKAPAPAGH; encoded by the coding sequence ATGGCAACAGAAAATCGCAATGTTCAAATCGTAGTAGCAGATCCGACACCACTTGGCTTGTTAGGTCTATCTATTGTTACGTTAGTAGCAGCATCACAAAAATTAGGTATTACAAGTGGGGTATCGTTTGTTATTCCTTGGGCTATTTTTCTAGGTGCAATCGCACAATTGTTTGCATGTGTATATGATTTTAAGCACAACAACATTTTTGGGGCAACTGTATTTGGAGCTTTTGGCTTGTTTTGGTTAGGAGTAGCAGCAAGTTGGATGATTAAAGCGGGTGTGTTAGGTGAGGTACTTGCAAAAAGTGTTGATCCGAAACAACTAGGATTTGCTTTTTTAGGATTTTTTATATTTTCCGTGATTGGAACTATAGCTGCTGCTGAAGCAAATTTTGTGCTATTCTTGGATATGGTTTTTATTGATTTGTTATTGTTAGGCTTAGCACTTGATACACTAGGTATTGGTGGGCATTGGGCACATGGTATGGCAGCTTATGCAGAATTAATTGTGTCTATGATTTCTTTTTACTTATGTGGAGCTACATTCCTTAATAAGTTTTTTGGCAGAGTTTTTTGGCCAGTTGGTAAACCACTTGGCATTTGGAAAAAGGCGCCAGCTCCAGCCGGTCATTAA
- a CDS encoding HD-GYP domain-containing protein, whose product MINNVKSEKAIQIVLRALRRIDHRLTDHGERVAYILYMLLVNSDKYSEKKIIDICVLGLFHDIGAYKTEDINSFEFFEQEDYCKHSIYGYLHLKYFSPLKKLANTVLYHHFDYQTMKQIGCDNKDIINLLYFADKLDNYLQLNGEKYLEKYLCKHDGEMFAKDNINLFWQANKKGDLLRNYFNGDYLKIILEIFENAKISRNSLRDYLKMLVFSIDFKSEYTVTHSVKTAYISVALAQKLKLPKSNIYNIYYAALVHDLGKIKTPKEILNKNGKLAMWEMQKMQEHVLETEKIIKNCVNDDIYKIAISHHEKLDGKGYPYGLRAVDLDISQRVLAVADIISALTDERSYKESFAVSKVNTILGKMASENKICGKVVQVQIENQKAIMDFAQRASAKILGKYLDIKKEYTILKVRLPSIAKNADCSEKNT is encoded by the coding sequence GTGATAAATAATGTCAAAAGTGAAAAAGCTATACAAATTGTTTTGCGGGCTCTAAGAAGGATAGACCATCGCTTAACCGATCACGGAGAACGAGTAGCATATATTTTATATATGCTACTCGTAAACTCAGATAAATATTCTGAAAAAAAAATTATTGATATTTGTGTTTTAGGTTTATTCCACGATATCGGTGCTTACAAAACAGAAGATATTAATTCCTTTGAATTTTTTGAGCAAGAGGATTACTGCAAACATTCAATTTATGGCTATTTACATTTGAAATATTTTTCACCGCTTAAAAAACTGGCCAATACAGTTTTATATCATCATTTTGATTATCAAACTATGAAACAAATAGGTTGTGACAATAAAGATATAATAAATCTGTTATATTTCGCTGATAAATTAGATAACTATTTACAACTAAATGGAGAAAAATATTTAGAAAAATATTTATGCAAACATGATGGCGAAATGTTTGCTAAAGATAATATAAATCTTTTTTGGCAGGCGAATAAAAAAGGTGATTTACTGCGTAATTATTTCAATGGTGATTATTTGAAAATTATTTTAGAAATATTCGAAAATGCCAAAATTTCACGAAATTCTTTACGAGACTATTTAAAGATGCTTGTTTTTTCGATAGATTTTAAGAGTGAGTATACGGTAACGCATAGTGTGAAAACTGCTTATATAAGTGTGGCTTTAGCACAAAAATTAAAATTGCCGAAAAGTAACATATATAATATTTATTATGCAGCACTGGTACATGATTTGGGAAAAATAAAAACACCTAAAGAAATCTTAAACAAAAATGGCAAATTAGCGATGTGGGAAATGCAAAAAATGCAAGAACATGTATTAGAAACAGAGAAAATAATAAAAAACTGCGTGAATGATGATATTTACAAAATAGCGATAAGTCACCATGAAAAACTAGATGGGAAAGGTTATCCTTATGGCTTAAGAGCAGTTGATTTAGATATTTCTCAAAGAGTTTTAGCGGTAGCCGACATAATTAGTGCTTTAACTGATGAGCGAAGTTACAAAGAATCTTTTGCAGTTTCTAAGGTTAATACAATTTTAGGTAAAATGGCTTCTGAAAATAAAATATGTGGAAAAGTCGTTCAAGTTCAAATTGAAAATCAAAAAGCTATAATGGATTTTGCACAGCGAGCTAGTGCGAAAATATTAGGCAAGTATCTTGATATCAAAAAAGAATACACAATACTGAAGGTTAGGTTACCAAGTATCGCAAAAAATGCAGATTGTTCTGAAAAAAATACATAA
- a CDS encoding replication-associated recombination protein A, with the protein MFKTDSLFANAPKYVPLAEKMRPRTLEEFIGQANLVGSNSYLARLISKDNLQSLILYGPAGVGKTTLANIIANTTKDNFEKLNATIAGVSDLRQIIQKAKELRQLYSKRTILFLDEIHRFNKAQQDILLPYIENGLLILIGATTENPYFEINTPLLSRVKVLALQQLEAKHIKQIIEKALRDNERGLGSHNFSLTDDSLCTLADFSNGDARIALNLLEQLYLMFGENTCVTLDELKIAMPEAIRRYDKNGDQHYNVVSAFIKSMRGSDVNASIHYLARMLAAGENIEYIARRIIICAAEDVGLADPQALTVATSCFQAIKILGMPEARIPLAQAVAYIALAPKSNACYLAIDKALQDLNTIDCGDVPAHLKDAHYAGAQNLGWGLDYKYPHDYPNNYVSQQYLPDNLKGKIYLATNNLTPKEI; encoded by the coding sequence ATGTTTAAAACTGATAGTTTGTTTGCAAACGCACCTAAATATGTTCCTTTAGCCGAAAAAATGCGACCTCGAACACTTGAAGAATTTATTGGTCAGGCAAATCTTGTAGGTAGCAATAGTTATCTTGCTCGTTTAATCAGCAAAGATAATCTCCAATCGCTAATTCTTTACGGTCCTGCTGGCGTTGGCAAAACAACCTTAGCTAATATCATTGCTAATACAACCAAAGATAACTTTGAAAAACTAAATGCAACAATTGCTGGCGTTAGTGATTTACGTCAAATCATTCAAAAAGCTAAAGAATTAAGACAACTGTATTCAAAAAGAACGATTTTATTTCTCGATGAAATTCATCGTTTCAATAAAGCCCAACAGGATATTCTTCTGCCCTATATTGAAAATGGTCTGCTGATCTTAATTGGCGCTACAACAGAAAACCCCTACTTTGAAATAAATACGCCTTTGTTATCACGAGTTAAAGTACTAGCTCTTCAACAACTTGAAGCTAAACATATCAAGCAAATAATAGAAAAGGCGCTTCGAGATAATGAACGTGGCTTAGGTAGTCATAACTTCAGTTTAACAGATGATAGTCTATGTACTTTAGCCGATTTTTCTAATGGTGATGCTCGCATAGCTTTAAATTTACTAGAACAACTATATTTAATGTTTGGTGAGAACACTTGCGTAACTTTAGATGAACTAAAAATCGCTATGCCAGAAGCAATACGGCGTTATGATAAAAATGGCGATCAGCATTATAATGTAGTCTCTGCTTTTATCAAAAGCATGCGTGGTTCTGATGTCAATGCTAGTATTCACTATCTAGCCAGAATGTTAGCCGCTGGCGAAAATATCGAGTATATCGCTCGCCGAATAATTATTTGTGCTGCGGAAGACGTAGGTCTTGCTGATCCGCAAGCGCTGACAGTTGCTACTAGTTGCTTTCAAGCTATTAAAATTCTGGGTATGCCAGAGGCAAGAATCCCACTTGCACAGGCTGTTGCTTATATTGCTCTAGCCCCTAAAAGCAATGCTTGTTATCTGGCTATAGACAAGGCCTTACAAGATTTAAATACTATTGATTGCGGCGATGTTCCAGCGCATTTAAAAGATGCACATTATGCCGGTGCCCAAAATTTAGGTTGGGGTTTAGATTATAAATATCCACATGATTACCCGAATAATTATGTTTCCCAACAATATCTGCCAGATAATTTAAAAGGAAAAATTTATTTAGCAACAAATAATCTTACTCCTAAAGAAATATAA